TTTAGATTATTGAAACCTTTCGATTTATCGATGCGTCCATGAAGCGTGCCATGAAAGATCTCCTGACCTTTGGCCTGTGTCAATTGTAGGCCAAACTGAAAGTTCGTCTCTGGCAGAAAACTGGGCAACAGTTCCTCATCAATATGATAGCCCCGCAGTGTATAAGTACCTTTAGGCAAAGGGCATTCCTTGAAGAGTTTGCCAAATCGCAGCATGTCCTGATAGATAATACGTATCAAAGGCTCGGCACTGCGATCCTTTAGCATCTTGCAGAAGTTTGTACTTCTACTGAcgatatttgtataatttccCAGTTCACCTTGTAGACCAATGCTTATCGATAGTTCTACATCATCCAGTGGTTGAAGCACATTGATAACTGCATTCAATGCGCTGTTCTCGTCATCATTCTCAACTTCTAATCTCACATCCAAAAACTTGGCATTCGGCTCGAATTCAAAGCGCGTAAAGACGACTTTGAAAGAACGCTAAAGTCGAGCGAGGAAAATGTTTGGCAATATGTTTTAAAAGAATCATATTTACTACTTACCCAGGCAGATGACGAGGAACTCCTCAGTAGGATGCCAAGTAGAAGGAGATACAAGCTAGTGAACGACAGTGCACGCATCTTCGGTCAATTATTGTCTgacattttttcaattaagccGTAGTCATATTATATCTGCTATTACGAAACATGTCAAGGATGAATGAAGCAATAATATTGTAGGCAATTAGACAAATCAGATTAGATAGAAATCAAATAATGTCATGGCATAATCGTTTGAAACCTAAGTCAAAGgtcatttaaaaatcattcaggcattttatttttaaccaATTTGTCGATATCATTGAATCTAAATGAGTTAGTCCATTTCCACAAGCGTTTTCCAAACGCTATAAATAGCTAGAGTTTAACGAGAACTGACAGACATCATC
This is a stretch of genomic DNA from Drosophila albomicans strain 15112-1751.03 chromosome 3, ASM965048v2, whole genome shotgun sequence. It encodes these proteins:
- the LOC117566524 gene encoding uncharacterized protein LOC117566524 — its product is MRALSFTSLYLLLLGILLRSSSSSAWRSFKVVFTRFEFEPNAKFLDVRLEVENDDENSALNAVINVLQPLDDVELSISIGLQGELGNYTNIVSRSTNFCKMLKDRSAEPLIRIIYQDMLRFGKLFKECPLPKGTYTLRGYHIDEELLPSFLPETNFQFGLQLTQAKGQEIFHGTLHGRIDKSKGFNNLKMFSLG